From Microplitis mediator isolate UGA2020A chromosome 11, iyMicMedi2.1, whole genome shotgun sequence, one genomic window encodes:
- the LOC130678023 gene encoding uncharacterized protein LOC130678023, translated as MDNYKITILLFVILAVHNCRAVLTNNTGKKNAEIEPGKIKTNFKTIKIAQDRISSFPHNKFSLPKFNYDINYNLASSEFGNYRPKKFAPRLELSTLNSLPFSSTNVHNLFRKPGPSYTLPSFSLPGSRHPGFNSWRTGFKSPHTPTIPISLEAYGPPNKPALPSFSIGSSSFVQNSNHHHGSFGNTQNGFFANDLGQLSSQSGIHAPPTQPDIKYDGWQPIAGNIAPPNFHDSGNNAPPNFHNSGNIAPPNFHDSGNIAPPNFHDSSNIAPPNFHDSGSSPTNSGSSNVILNPEFVSGPSNSYGEPIYDAEDHNLKQSVRQRDESALPPPPLPETEPFHVQGQPQTSLPSLPLNHAPEPVGPAPEPIRHAPEPTRHAPGPASGSYPSINVQEQVDSYLVPPPSSFSSDGPYPSARRPFPPPKPEFGFIRPPNFSRGPTRSQGPSQPPKLFAVSLTPPRAWAPVQFRQADTQSNPTNNFGSHGEASEFYNNYNVLSQNFPQDSVNCIDNSHQGLSDSDVSMSYNQIVVSEDSRANKITTDSESGLTGLNGSENNNYDGGLNDEDERSVIANNQVEPAIGQSSALGAGTIDYGQLDSLTSTNINHQFKSEALAQTLPAANDADGFQIQGSKGVYTLQIQPADGSHGTENSDGSIRHDQVLSDGLLQNILAAIEQPGDNNQSGGQSIYQPQISGSFDLNESSSSSVLSTVADHLAQIKSADNKDIVPLTDKSEAALFSDSKNS; from the exons atgGATAATTATAAg aTTACAATATTATTGTTCGTTATACTGGCGGTACACAACTGCCGGGCAGTATTAACCAACAATACCGGTAAAAAGAATGCGGAAATAGAACCGGGAAAGATAAAAACAAACTTCaagacaataaaaattgcTCAAGATAGAATAAGTAGTTTTcctcataataaatttagtttacctaaatttaattatgatatcaattataatttagcgTCGTCGGAGTTTGGAAATTACAGACCAAAGAAATTCGCACCAAGATTAGAATTATCGACGTTGAATAGTTTGCCATTTTCATCAACGAATGTGCATAATTTATTCCGCAAACCGGGGCCTTCCTACACATTACCGAGTTTCTCTTTACCCGGATCACGTCATCCAGGATTTAATTCATGGCGAACAGGATTTAAGTCGCCTCACACTCCAACGATACCAATATCTCTAGAAGCATACGGGCCACCAAATAAACCAGCATTGCCGTCTTTTTCAATCGGATCTTCGTCATTCGTACAAAACTCAAATCATCATCACGGATCATTTGGAAATACACAAAATGGATTTTTTGCTAATGATTTAGGTCAATTATCATCTCAATCTGGTATACATGCGCCGCCAACTCAACCAGATATTAAATACGACGGATGGCAACCAATTGCCGGTAATATTGCGCCGCCAAATTTCCATGATTCTGGTAATAATGCACCaccaaattttcataattccgGTAATATTGCGCCGCCAAATTTCCATGACTCCGGTAATATTGCGCCGCCAAATTTCCATGACTCTAGTAATATTGCACCACCAAATTTCCATGACTCAGGATCATCGCCGACAAATAGCGGATCTTCAAATGTAATCTTAAACCCAGAATTTGTATCGGGGCCAAGTAATTCTTATGGTGAACCAATTTACGATGCAGAAGATCACAATTTGAAACAATCTGTTAGACAACGTGATGAATCGGCTTTACCACCACCGCCATTACCAGAAACTGAACCTTTCCATGTTCAAGGACAACCACAAACAAGTTTACCAAGTTTACCATTAAATCATGCTCCAGAACCTGTAGGGCCTGCACCAGAACCTATAAGACATGCACCAGAACCTACAAGACATGCACCAGGACCTGCCTCAGGATCATATCCATCAATAAATGTACAAGAACAAGTTGATTCTTATCTTGTACCTCCACCTTCATCATTTTCTTCCGACGGACCTTATCCATCTGCCCGAAGACCTTTTCCACCGCCAAAACCTGAATTTGGGTTCATAAGACCTCCTAATTTCTCACGTGGCCCTACAAGATCTCAAGGCCCATCTCAACCGCCAAAACTTTTTGCCGTAAGCTTAACGCCACCCCGTGCTTGGGCGCCAGTTCAATTCCGTCAAGCTGACACTCAGTCAAACCCAACCAATAATTTCGGATCACACGGTGAAGCCTCAgagttttataataattacaacgTGCTATCGCAAAATTTCCCTCAAGACAGTGTCAATTGTATTGATAATTCTCATCAAGGCTTATCTGATTCAGACGTTTCTATGAGTTACAACCAGATCGTCGTAAGTGAGGACTCTCGTGCTAACAAAATAACAACTGACTCCGAGTCCGGTTTGACCGGATTAAATGGATCAGAAAATAACAACTACGACGGAGGATTAAATGATGAGGATGAACGATCGGTGATAGCTAACAATCAAGTTGAACCGGCCATCGGACAGTCATCAGCTCTCGGTGCAGGTACAATAGATTATGGTCAGTTGGACAGTTTAACTTCCACTAACATCAATCACCAGTTTAAATCCGAAGCTCTGGCGCAAACCCTTCCTGCGGCAAACGACGCTGATGGTTTTCAGATACAAGGTTCCAAAGGTGTTTACACACTTCAAATTCAGCCCGCCGATGGCAGTCACGGCACTGAAAATTCCGATGGTTCAATCAGACACGATCAAGTTTTATCTGATGgacttttacaaaatattttagcgGCCATTGAACAGCCTGGTGATAATAATCAATCAGGCGGCCAATCAATCTATCAGCCACAAATATCTGGAAGTTTTGATCTCAATGAGTCGTCATCATCTTCCGTTTTATCAACTGTCGCTGACCACCTCGCACAAATTAAGTCGGCAGATAACAAAGATATCGTTCCTTTGACTGATAAAAGTGAAGCCGCGCTTTTCAGTGACtcgaaaaattcttaa
- the LOC130678019 gene encoding phospholipase DDHD2 isoform X2 yields the protein MSDLTRKIKNPLLTAAGQGFPFEEHEIPNLLIPVAQPVLTSTSIIQDGNVQNSNYRLGNQRRLRYVPPPNLTSSIQAPTLQPPINQSLTSNLPPSLNTQDIFIPPQPQNQNIDDKLTSVPLNDFTQPKLPHHQVPHQETIPALNINPAQQSSTNLTHQSSGLSNYFSIPPSSSKDDLFNYKYENQSQVTPKNLFTDSNQLPVQSPYNLIKENPGFAPLTAENKNSVFTANDVLRDNSLNKSSIDVKSNSESYLNTEITVPFVQDETDNEKRNLINTETLPSIQTYQESIRTSDSLENQSNYPFIYNPTSYNLPTCQVSASPTFSFDSTTSPSVFTTASDRQAVEQPAFINCMMPEPTGTATLNPTQISVSQLAPGRVHTETIIPSSLEKLATSATKIMTYRPVYYHWFNCREIENKIIWHPFSMHDSLKLEEVFNSTEIDADTKVATDGGRYDVEIVKRQRSPVYWSATPTQVRRCSWFYKGPSESRYTPYEESVAARLEEEYKQACLSDSWNRRIELNNNEHIIFHSSTIQVHYMPVTSPEFNSSWSNTYAVSNKPKVVKRGVDEFNIDDGEPEKVDHLLFLVHGIGSACDLKFRSVEEVVDEFRSISLQLVQTHYRTASIHGAVNRIEVLPISWHSTLHSEDTGIDNKLKTITLESIPKLRHFTNDTLLDILFYTSPVYCQTIMQTVGNEMNKLYALFKERNSQFDGSVYLGGHSLGSLILFDLLCHQKPIAEKPREDVTSTDEYENSEDEDTVGEMQTIPRAKYQRRTSRRISYVMGSAGTGQPFIVYPHLNFYPKAFFAFGSPVGMFVTTRGIDTLGENFRLPTCPAFFNIFHPFDPVAYRIEPMVNNEAYKYRPQLIPHHKGRKRMHLELKETMARVGADLKQKILNSMKSTWNSVYQLTMFYQPDNKVLEQEIDKVVEEEFKKSSRLAESSVNSNNDNDDNSESSARYYHEDRLSDDGEINIKMGKLNGGRRIDYVLQEAPFEYINEYIFALTSHVCYWESEDTMLLILKEIYGTNGIQADAQMPQQLLTPTSVSFSSTESLSSPLSEHPSASTSVLASHSTTPPLQGVDPTAPITQKSVGPPPKSGFVRKS from the exons CCACAAAATCAAAACATCGATGATAAATTAACTTCGGTACCTTTGAACGACTTTACTCAGCCAAAATTACCACATCATCAGGTACCACACCAAGAAACTATTCCTGCATTAAATATCAACCCTGCTCAACAAAGTTCAACAAATTTAACGCATCAATCAAGTGGActgtcaaattatttttcaattcctcCATCAAGTAGCAaagatgatttatttaattacaagtaTGAAAACCAGTCACAAGTCACAcctaaaaatttgtttactgATTCAAACCAATTACCAGTTCAATCTCcttacaatttaataaaagaaaatcctGGTTTCGCTCCTTTAACtgctgaaaataaaaactccGTTTTTACAGCGAATGATGTACTTAGAGATAATTCATTAAACAAATCGAGCATCGACGTAAAAAGTAATTCAGAATCTTATTTAAATACAGAAATAACAGTTCCCTTTGTACAAGATGAAACAGACAACGAAAAACGCAATCTAATTAATACTGAGACTTTACCAAGCATACAAACTTATCAAGAGTCAATAAGAACTTCAGATTCATTAGAAAACCAATCAAATTATCCGTTCATTTACAATCCGACGAGCTACAATTTACCAACTTGCCAAGTCTCGGCATCACcaactttttcatttgacTCAACAACATCACCGTCAGTATTCACAACAGCCAGCGATCGACAAGCCGTAGAACAACCAGCTTTCATAAATTGTATGATGCCAGAGCCAACAGGCACTGCAACATTGAATCCAACCCAAATATCTGTCAGTCAATTAGCACCAGGCCGTGTACATACCGAAACAATTATTCCATCGAGCCTAGAAAAATTAGCAACCTCAGCAACAAAAATAATGACTTACCGTCCAGTTTATTACCACTGGTTCAACTGCCGTGAAatagaaaacaaaataatatggCATCCATTCTCTATGCACGACAGTTTGAAATTGGAAGAGGTATTCAATTCAACTGAAATCGATGCTGATACCAAAGTAGCTACCGATGGCGGTCGTTATGACGTCGAAATAGTCAAGCGCCAACGAAGTCCCGTCTATTGGTCTGCAACGCCTACGCAAGTAAGAAGATGCTCGTGGTTTTACAAAGGCCCTTCCGAGTCCCGGTACACTCCTTACGAGGAGTCGGTTGCTGCTAGACTTGAAGAAGAGTACAAACAAGCTTGTCTAAGTGATTCCTGGAATCGACGTATTGAGCTTAACAATAATGAGCATATTATTTTCCATAGTTCTACTATTCAAGTTCACTATATGCCTGTTACTTCACCGGAATTCAATTCATCATGGAGCAATACTTAt gcGGTTTCAAATAAACCAAAAGTTGTAAAACGTGGAGTAgatgaatttaatattgatgATGGTGAACCGGAAAAAGTAGATCATCTTCTGTTTCTTGTCCATGGAATTGGTAGTGCGTGTGATTTAAAATTCCGCAGTGTTGAAGAAGTTG tgGATGAATTTCGAAGTATATCCCTTCAATTAGTACAAACTCACTACCGTACGGCAAGTATTCATGGTGCGGTGAACAGAATAGAAGTTTTACCAATATCATGGCACTCTACGCTGCACTCTGAAGACACGGGGATAGACAATAAACTAAAAACAATAACATTAGAGAGTATACCCAAGCTAAGGCACTTCACGAATGATACACTGCTtgacatacttttttatacgAGTCCTGTTTACTGTCAGACGATTATGCAGACGGTTGGCAATGAAATGAATAAACTATATGCATTATTTAAAGAAAGAAATTCACAATTTGATGGCAGTGTTTACTTGGGTGGTCATTCGCTTGGTagtttaatattatttgatttacTTTGTCATCAAAAACCAATTGCTGAAAAACCGCGGGAAGATGTTACTTCGACTGATGAATATGAAAATTCA gaAGATGAAGACACTGTCGGTGAAATGCAAACAATACCACGAGCAAAATACCAGCGACGTACAAGTCGTAGAATTAGTTATGTAATGGGTAGTGCTGGAACTGGACAACCATTTATTGTCTAtcctcatttaaatttttatccaaaAGCATTTTTTGCATTTGGTAGTCCTGTTGGAATGTTTGTTACGACTCGTGGTATTGATACTTTAggagaaaattttagattACCAACTTGTCCggcattttttaatatttttcatccATTTGATCCAGTTGCCTACAGAATTGAGCCTATGGTTAATAATGAGGCCTATAAATACCGACCTCAATTGATTCCGCATCACAAAGGAAGAAAACGAATGCATTTAG aattaaaagaaacgatggCAAGAGTTGGAGCTGATttgaagcaaaaaattttaaattcaatgaaaAGCACGTGGAATTCAGTGTACCAGTTGACTATGTTTTATCAACCAGACAATAAAGTTCTTGAACAAGAGATTGACAAAGTTGTTGaggaggaatttaaaaaatcatcaagACTTGCTGAATCATCAGTCAATagcaataatgataatgatgacaATAGTGAATCGAGCGCTCGTTATTACCATGAGGATCGTTTGAGTGATGAtggtgaaataaatattaaaatgggTAAATTAAATGGAGGCCGTCGTATTGATTATGTGCTGCAAGAAGCACcatttgaatatattaatgaatatatatttgccTTAACGAGTCATGTGTGTTATTG gGAGTCTGAAGACACGATGTTGTTGATACTAAAAGAGATATACGGGACCAATGGAATCCAAGCTGATGCGCAAATGCCACAACAGCTGTTGACACCGACCAGTGTGTCTTTTTCATCAACAGAATCTCTGTCTTCGCCACTATCCGAGCACCCATCCGCCTCGACTAGTGTCCTCGCGTCTCATTCAACAACACCACCACTGCAGGGTGTCGATCCAACAGCTCCTATCACCCAAAAATCCGTTGGACCGCCTCCCAAATCTGGTTTTGTTCGAAAGTCATAG